The following DNA comes from Nocardioides sp. JQ2195.
CCGATGTTGCCGGGCACCGGCTTCAGGGCCGTGGTCACGGATCCCGCGCCGGCTCGGGTGATCGACCGCTCGACGTGGGCTGCGGGGTGCCCCGTGGCAGCGGACGAGCTGTCCTGGGTCCGCCTGACCTTCCGTGGCTTCGACGGCGCGCGGCACACCGGTGAGCTGTTGGTGAACAGCGCCGTCGACGACGACCTGGTGCAGGTCTTCCACGACCTGTGGGACGCCGACTTCCCGCTGGAGCAGATGACCGTCACGACGGTCGCCGAGCGTGATGCCGAGCCGACCGGGGACGGCAACGGGACGGGTGCCTTCAACTGTCGCGCCACGACCGGCGGGACGTCGTACAGCCAGCACGCCTACGGCCTGGCGATCGACCTGAACCCGTTCCAGAACCCCTACCTGAAGGGGGACCTGGTGCTTCCCGAGCTCGCTTCGTCCTACCTCGACCGCGGCGACCTGCGCCCCGGGATGATCAGCGCCGACGGTCCCGTCGTGCGGGCGTTCGCCCGGATCGGGTGGGGTTGGGGCGGCGGCTGGAACACGTTGAAGGACTACCAGCACTTCAGCGCCAACGGTCGCTGATCGGCAACCTTCTGCCCCTCGCCAGCGTCAGGTCAGCAGGAGGACACTGGTGATGAGGACGATCCGATGAAGAGCGTGGTGCGATGGGCTGCTGCCGTCGTCGGCCTGGCCGTGCTGAGCACAGCAACCGGGTGTGACGGCGGGAACCTCGACGCCTCCGAGCAGGACACCCCTTCCGTGGCGCTCACCGACGACACCTCCGGCCTCGTCACGCTCGCCTTCGCGGGCGACGTGCACTTCCCCGGCGACCTGGCCCGGCTGCTCGACGACCCCGGCTCCACTCTCGGCGCGATGAGCGAACAGCTCACCCTGGCCGACGTGGCGATGGTCAACCTCGAGAGTGCGATCGTCACCGGCAATCCGGCGCCGGACCCCAAGGAGCTCGAGCGCGCGGACCGCCGCTACTGGTTCTCCACCTCGCCGGCGGCGCTCGACCTGCTCGATCGCTCCGGCGTCGACGTGGTGACGGTGGCCAACAACCACGGTGCCGACCGCGGTGCCGCCGGGCTGCGGCAGACCCTGCGTGCGGCCCGTCGCGCCCCGGTCGCAGTCGTCGGCGTCGGCAAGGACCTGGACCGGGCACTCACACCACACCGCGTCACGGTTCGCGGCACCGGTTTCTCGTTCTTCGGCGCCGACGCCTCGACCCGCGAGGGGGCGAACCCCGT
Coding sequences within:
- a CDS encoding M15 family metallopeptidase — protein: MHPGRVLAAAFLAAATAGSLAGCSNDAPNGTPLGRPTSSISTTPTAAPGAPAAPAPGTVPPPWLGRRVLPTTTAGFGEQRPTPRVLRHRRFTLPDSVPMLPGTGFRAVVTDPAPARVIDRSTWAAGCPVAADELSWVRLTFRGFDGARHTGELLVNSAVDDDLVQVFHDLWDADFPLEQMTVTTVAERDAEPTGDGNGTGAFNCRATTGGTSYSQHAYGLAIDLNPFQNPYLKGDLVLPELASSYLDRGDLRPGMISADGPVVRAFARIGWGWGGGWNTLKDYQHFSANGR